A stretch of Microtus pennsylvanicus isolate mMicPen1 chromosome 5, mMicPen1.hap1, whole genome shotgun sequence DNA encodes these proteins:
- the Maz gene encoding myc-associated zinc finger protein isoform X5: MFPVFPCTLLAPPFPVLGLDSRGVGGLMNSFPPPQGHAQNPLQVGAELQSRFFASQGCAQSPFQAAPAPPPTPQAPAAEPLQVDLLPVLAAAQESAAAAAAAAAAAAAVVTAPPAPAAASTVDTAALKQPPAPPPPPPAVSAPAAEAAPPAAAATIAAAAAAATAVVAPTSTVAVAPVASVLEKKTKSKGPYICALCAKEFKNGYNLRRHEAIHTGAKAGRVPSGAMKMPTMVPLSLLSVPQLSGASGGGGEAGAGGGTAAVAPGGVVTTTASGKRIRKNHACEMCGKAFRDVYHLNRHKLSHSDEKPYQCPVCQQRFKRKDRMSYHVRSHDGAVHKPYNCSHCGKSFSRPDHLNSHVRQVHSTERPFKCEAWSSHAHFLQIKDPQGSDPFILLPSLYSPKL, translated from the exons ATGTTCCCCGTGTTCCCTTGCACGCTGCTGGCCCCCCCCTTCCCCGTGCTGGGCCTGGACTCCCGGGGGGTGGGCGGCCTCATGAACTCCTTCCCGCCACCTCAGGGTCACGCCCAGAACCCCCTGCAGGTCGGGGCTGAGCTCCAGTCCCGCTTCTTTGCCTCCCAGGGCTGCGCCCAGAGTCCATTCCAG GCCGCACCGGCGCCCCCACCCACGCCCCAGGCCCCGGCGGCCGAGCCCCTCCAAGTGGACTTGCTCCCGGTTCTCGCCGCTGCGCAGGAATCGGCCGCGGCGGCTGCAGCCGCGGCGGCGGCAGCCGCTGCTGTGGTTACTGCACCCCCAGCCCCTGCTGCCGCCTCCACCGTGGACACAGCGGCCCTGAAGCAGCCTCCGGCGCCTCCTCCGCCACCCCCTGCCGTCTCCGCACCCGCCGCCGAAGCCGCGCCCCCCGCTGCGGCCGCCACCATCGCCGCTGCCGCCGCGGCAGCCACCGCTGTCGTCGCCCCAACCTCTACAGTCGCTGTGGCCCCTGTTGCATCTGTCTTGGAGAAGAAGACAAAGAGCAAGGGGCCCTACATTTGCGCCCTGTGCGCCAAGGAGTTCAAGAACGGCTACAACCTCCGGAGGCACGAAGCCATCCACACAGGAGCCAAGGCTGGCCGGGTCCCTTCGGGTGCTATGAAGATGCCCACCATGGTGCCCCTGAGCCTCTTGAGCGTGCCCCAGCTGAGCGGGGccagcgggggagggggagaagccgGGGCTGGCGGAGGCACAGCCGCCGTGGCGCCCGGTGGCGTTGTGACCACGACTGCCTCTGGAAAGCGCATCCGGAAGAATCACGCCTGCGAGATGTGCGGCAAGGCCTTCCGCGACGTCTACCACCTGAACCGACATAAGCTGTCGCACTCGGACGAGAAGCCCTACCAGTGCCCTGTGTGCCAGCAGCGCTTCAAGCGCAAGGACCGCATGAGTTACCACGTGCGCTCACATGACGGCGCTGTGCACAAGCCCTACAACTGCTCCCACTGTGGCAAGAGCTTCTCCCG GCCGGATCACCTCAACAGTCACGTCAGACAAGTGCACTCAACAGAGCGGCCCTTCAAATGTGAG GCCTGGTCATCTCACGCCCATTTCCTACAGATCAAAGACCCCCAAGGCTCTGATCCCTTTATCTTGCTCCCTTCTCTCTACTCCCCGAAGCTTTaa
- the Maz gene encoding myc-associated zinc finger protein isoform X3 has product MDPSNWSSFIFQGHAQNPLQVGAELQSRFFASQGCAQSPFQAAPAPPPTPQAPAAEPLQVDLLPVLAAAQESAAAAAAAAAAAAAVVTAPPAPAAASTVDTAALKQPPAPPPPPPAVSAPAAEAAPPAAAATIAAAAAAATAVVAPTSTVAVAPVASVLEKKTKSKGPYICALCAKEFKNGYNLRRHEAIHTGAKAGRVPSGAMKMPTMVPLSLLSVPQLSGASGGGGEAGAGGGTAAVAPGGVVTTTASGKRIRKNHACEMCGKAFRDVYHLNRHKLSHSDEKPYQCPVCQQRFKRKDRMSYHVRSHDGAVHKPYNCSHCGKSFSRPDHLNSHVRQVHSTERPFKCEKCEAAFATKDRLRAHTVRHEEKVPCHVCGKMLSSAYISDHMKVHSQGPHHVCELCNKGFTTAAYLRIHAVKDHGLQAPRADRILCKLCSVHCKTPAQLAGHMQTHLGGAAPPIPGDAPQPQPTC; this is encoded by the exons ATGGATCCCAGCAACTGGAGCAGCTTCATCTTCCAG GGTCACGCCCAGAACCCCCTGCAGGTCGGGGCTGAGCTCCAGTCCCGCTTCTTTGCCTCCCAGGGCTGCGCCCAGAGTCCATTCCAG GCCGCACCGGCGCCCCCACCCACGCCCCAGGCCCCGGCGGCCGAGCCCCTCCAAGTGGACTTGCTCCCGGTTCTCGCCGCTGCGCAGGAATCGGCCGCGGCGGCTGCAGCCGCGGCGGCGGCAGCCGCTGCTGTGGTTACTGCACCCCCAGCCCCTGCTGCCGCCTCCACCGTGGACACAGCGGCCCTGAAGCAGCCTCCGGCGCCTCCTCCGCCACCCCCTGCCGTCTCCGCACCCGCCGCCGAAGCCGCGCCCCCCGCTGCGGCCGCCACCATCGCCGCTGCCGCCGCGGCAGCCACCGCTGTCGTCGCCCCAACCTCTACAGTCGCTGTGGCCCCTGTTGCATCTGTCTTGGAGAAGAAGACAAAGAGCAAGGGGCCCTACATTTGCGCCCTGTGCGCCAAGGAGTTCAAGAACGGCTACAACCTCCGGAGGCACGAAGCCATCCACACAGGAGCCAAGGCTGGCCGGGTCCCTTCGGGTGCTATGAAGATGCCCACCATGGTGCCCCTGAGCCTCTTGAGCGTGCCCCAGCTGAGCGGGGccagcgggggagggggagaagccgGGGCTGGCGGAGGCACAGCCGCCGTGGCGCCCGGTGGCGTTGTGACCACGACTGCCTCTGGAAAGCGCATCCGGAAGAATCACGCCTGCGAGATGTGCGGCAAGGCCTTCCGCGACGTCTACCACCTGAACCGACATAAGCTGTCGCACTCGGACGAGAAGCCCTACCAGTGCCCTGTGTGCCAGCAGCGCTTCAAGCGCAAGGACCGCATGAGTTACCACGTGCGCTCACATGACGGCGCTGTGCACAAGCCCTACAACTGCTCCCACTGTGGCAAGAGCTTCTCCCG GCCGGATCACCTCAACAGTCACGTCAGACAAGTGCACTCAACAGAGCGGCCCTTCAAATGTGAG AAATGTGAGGCAGCTTTTGCTACGAAGGATCGACTCCGGGCGCACACAGTACGACACGAGGAGAAGGTGCCATGTCATGTGTGTGGCAAGATGCTGAGCTCGGCTTATATTTCGGACCACATGAAGGTGCACAGCCAAGGCCCTCACCATGTCTGTGAGCTCTGCAACAAAG GCTTCACCACAGCAGCATACCTGCGCATCCACGCGGTGAAGGACCATGGGCTCCAGGCCCCGCGGGCTGACCGCATCCTGTGCAAACTGTGCAGCGTGCACTGCAAGACCCCTGCCCAGCTGGCCGGCCACATGCAGACCCATCTGGGGGGGGCCGCCCCTCCTATCCCGGGAGATGCCCCCCAGCCACAGCCTACCTGCTGA
- the Maz gene encoding myc-associated zinc finger protein isoform X4 encodes MDPSNWSSFIFQGHAQNPLQVGAELQSRFFASQGCAQSPFQAAPAPPPTPQAPAAEPLQVDLLPVLAAAQESAAAAAAAAAAAAAVVTAPPAPAAASTVDTAALKQPPAPPPPPPAVSAPAAEAAPPAAAATIAAAAAAATAVVAPTSTVAVAPVASVLEKKTKSKGPYICALCAKEFKNGYNLRRHEAIHTGAKAGRVPSGAMKMPTMVPLSLLSVPQLSGASGGGGEAGAGGGTAAVAPGGVVTTTASGKRIRKNHACEMCGKAFRDVYHLNRHKLSHSDEKPYQCPVCQQRFKRKDRMSYHVRSHDGAVHKPYNCSHCGKSFSRPDHLNSHVRQVHSTERPFKCEKCEAAFATKDRLRAHTVRHEEKVPCHVCGKMLSSAYISDHMKVHSQGPHHVCELCNKGTGEVCPMAAAAAAAAAAAVAAPPTAVGSLSGAEGVPVSSQPLPSQPW; translated from the exons ATGGATCCCAGCAACTGGAGCAGCTTCATCTTCCAG GGTCACGCCCAGAACCCCCTGCAGGTCGGGGCTGAGCTCCAGTCCCGCTTCTTTGCCTCCCAGGGCTGCGCCCAGAGTCCATTCCAG GCCGCACCGGCGCCCCCACCCACGCCCCAGGCCCCGGCGGCCGAGCCCCTCCAAGTGGACTTGCTCCCGGTTCTCGCCGCTGCGCAGGAATCGGCCGCGGCGGCTGCAGCCGCGGCGGCGGCAGCCGCTGCTGTGGTTACTGCACCCCCAGCCCCTGCTGCCGCCTCCACCGTGGACACAGCGGCCCTGAAGCAGCCTCCGGCGCCTCCTCCGCCACCCCCTGCCGTCTCCGCACCCGCCGCCGAAGCCGCGCCCCCCGCTGCGGCCGCCACCATCGCCGCTGCCGCCGCGGCAGCCACCGCTGTCGTCGCCCCAACCTCTACAGTCGCTGTGGCCCCTGTTGCATCTGTCTTGGAGAAGAAGACAAAGAGCAAGGGGCCCTACATTTGCGCCCTGTGCGCCAAGGAGTTCAAGAACGGCTACAACCTCCGGAGGCACGAAGCCATCCACACAGGAGCCAAGGCTGGCCGGGTCCCTTCGGGTGCTATGAAGATGCCCACCATGGTGCCCCTGAGCCTCTTGAGCGTGCCCCAGCTGAGCGGGGccagcgggggagggggagaagccgGGGCTGGCGGAGGCACAGCCGCCGTGGCGCCCGGTGGCGTTGTGACCACGACTGCCTCTGGAAAGCGCATCCGGAAGAATCACGCCTGCGAGATGTGCGGCAAGGCCTTCCGCGACGTCTACCACCTGAACCGACATAAGCTGTCGCACTCGGACGAGAAGCCCTACCAGTGCCCTGTGTGCCAGCAGCGCTTCAAGCGCAAGGACCGCATGAGTTACCACGTGCGCTCACATGACGGCGCTGTGCACAAGCCCTACAACTGCTCCCACTGTGGCAAGAGCTTCTCCCG GCCGGATCACCTCAACAGTCACGTCAGACAAGTGCACTCAACAGAGCGGCCCTTCAAATGTGAG AAATGTGAGGCAGCTTTTGCTACGAAGGATCGACTCCGGGCGCACACAGTACGACACGAGGAGAAGGTGCCATGTCATGTGTGTGGCAAGATGCTGAGCTCGGCTTATATTTCGGACCACATGAAGGTGCACAGCCAAGGCCCTCACCATGTCTGTGAGCTCTGCAACAAAG GTACTGGTGAGGTTTGTCCAatggcggcggcagcagcagcggcggcggcagcagcagtgGCAGCCCCTCCTACAGCTGTGGGCTCCCTCTCTGGGGCAGAGGGGGTACCAGTGAGCTCTCAGCCACTTCCCTCCCAgccctggtga
- the Maz gene encoding myc-associated zinc finger protein isoform X2 has translation MFPVFPCTLLAPPFPVLGLDSRGVGGLMNSFPPPQGHAQNPLQVGAELQSRFFASQGCAQSPFQAAPAPPPTPQAPAAEPLQVDLLPVLAAAQESAAAAAAAAAAAAAVVTAPPAPAAASTVDTAALKQPPAPPPPPPAVSAPAAEAAPPAAAATIAAAAAAATAVVAPTSTVAVAPVASVLEKKTKSKGPYICALCAKEFKNGYNLRRHEAIHTGAKAGRVPSGAMKMPTMVPLSLLSVPQLSGASGGGGEAGAGGGTAAVAPGGVVTTTASGKRIRKNHACEMCGKAFRDVYHLNRHKLSHSDEKPYQCPVCQQRFKRKDRMSYHVRSHDGAVHKPYNCSHCGKSFSRPDHLNSHVRQVHSTERPFKCEKCEAAFATKDRLRAHTVRHEEKVPCHVCGKMLSSAYISDHMKVHSQGPHHVCELCNKGTGEVCPMAAAAAAAAAAAVAAPPTAVGSLSGAEGVPVSSQPLPSQPW, from the exons ATGTTCCCCGTGTTCCCTTGCACGCTGCTGGCCCCCCCCTTCCCCGTGCTGGGCCTGGACTCCCGGGGGGTGGGCGGCCTCATGAACTCCTTCCCGCCACCTCAGGGTCACGCCCAGAACCCCCTGCAGGTCGGGGCTGAGCTCCAGTCCCGCTTCTTTGCCTCCCAGGGCTGCGCCCAGAGTCCATTCCAG GCCGCACCGGCGCCCCCACCCACGCCCCAGGCCCCGGCGGCCGAGCCCCTCCAAGTGGACTTGCTCCCGGTTCTCGCCGCTGCGCAGGAATCGGCCGCGGCGGCTGCAGCCGCGGCGGCGGCAGCCGCTGCTGTGGTTACTGCACCCCCAGCCCCTGCTGCCGCCTCCACCGTGGACACAGCGGCCCTGAAGCAGCCTCCGGCGCCTCCTCCGCCACCCCCTGCCGTCTCCGCACCCGCCGCCGAAGCCGCGCCCCCCGCTGCGGCCGCCACCATCGCCGCTGCCGCCGCGGCAGCCACCGCTGTCGTCGCCCCAACCTCTACAGTCGCTGTGGCCCCTGTTGCATCTGTCTTGGAGAAGAAGACAAAGAGCAAGGGGCCCTACATTTGCGCCCTGTGCGCCAAGGAGTTCAAGAACGGCTACAACCTCCGGAGGCACGAAGCCATCCACACAGGAGCCAAGGCTGGCCGGGTCCCTTCGGGTGCTATGAAGATGCCCACCATGGTGCCCCTGAGCCTCTTGAGCGTGCCCCAGCTGAGCGGGGccagcgggggagggggagaagccgGGGCTGGCGGAGGCACAGCCGCCGTGGCGCCCGGTGGCGTTGTGACCACGACTGCCTCTGGAAAGCGCATCCGGAAGAATCACGCCTGCGAGATGTGCGGCAAGGCCTTCCGCGACGTCTACCACCTGAACCGACATAAGCTGTCGCACTCGGACGAGAAGCCCTACCAGTGCCCTGTGTGCCAGCAGCGCTTCAAGCGCAAGGACCGCATGAGTTACCACGTGCGCTCACATGACGGCGCTGTGCACAAGCCCTACAACTGCTCCCACTGTGGCAAGAGCTTCTCCCG GCCGGATCACCTCAACAGTCACGTCAGACAAGTGCACTCAACAGAGCGGCCCTTCAAATGTGAG AAATGTGAGGCAGCTTTTGCTACGAAGGATCGACTCCGGGCGCACACAGTACGACACGAGGAGAAGGTGCCATGTCATGTGTGTGGCAAGATGCTGAGCTCGGCTTATATTTCGGACCACATGAAGGTGCACAGCCAAGGCCCTCACCATGTCTGTGAGCTCTGCAACAAAG GTACTGGTGAGGTTTGTCCAatggcggcggcagcagcagcggcggcggcagcagcagtgGCAGCCCCTCCTACAGCTGTGGGCTCCCTCTCTGGGGCAGAGGGGGTACCAGTGAGCTCTCAGCCACTTCCCTCCCAgccctggtga
- the Maz gene encoding myc-associated zinc finger protein isoform X1, with amino-acid sequence MFPVFPCTLLAPPFPVLGLDSRGVGGLMNSFPPPQGHAQNPLQVGAELQSRFFASQGCAQSPFQAAPAPPPTPQAPAAEPLQVDLLPVLAAAQESAAAAAAAAAAAAAVVTAPPAPAAASTVDTAALKQPPAPPPPPPAVSAPAAEAAPPAAAATIAAAAAAATAVVAPTSTVAVAPVASVLEKKTKSKGPYICALCAKEFKNGYNLRRHEAIHTGAKAGRVPSGAMKMPTMVPLSLLSVPQLSGASGGGGEAGAGGGTAAVAPGGVVTTTASGKRIRKNHACEMCGKAFRDVYHLNRHKLSHSDEKPYQCPVCQQRFKRKDRMSYHVRSHDGAVHKPYNCSHCGKSFSRPDHLNSHVRQVHSTERPFKCEKCEAAFATKDRLRAHTVRHEEKVPCHVCGKMLSSAYISDHMKVHSQGPHHVCELCNKGFTTAAYLRIHAVKDHGLQAPRADRILCKLCSVHCKTPAQLAGHMQTHLGGAAPPIPGDAPQPQPTC; translated from the exons ATGTTCCCCGTGTTCCCTTGCACGCTGCTGGCCCCCCCCTTCCCCGTGCTGGGCCTGGACTCCCGGGGGGTGGGCGGCCTCATGAACTCCTTCCCGCCACCTCAGGGTCACGCCCAGAACCCCCTGCAGGTCGGGGCTGAGCTCCAGTCCCGCTTCTTTGCCTCCCAGGGCTGCGCCCAGAGTCCATTCCAG GCCGCACCGGCGCCCCCACCCACGCCCCAGGCCCCGGCGGCCGAGCCCCTCCAAGTGGACTTGCTCCCGGTTCTCGCCGCTGCGCAGGAATCGGCCGCGGCGGCTGCAGCCGCGGCGGCGGCAGCCGCTGCTGTGGTTACTGCACCCCCAGCCCCTGCTGCCGCCTCCACCGTGGACACAGCGGCCCTGAAGCAGCCTCCGGCGCCTCCTCCGCCACCCCCTGCCGTCTCCGCACCCGCCGCCGAAGCCGCGCCCCCCGCTGCGGCCGCCACCATCGCCGCTGCCGCCGCGGCAGCCACCGCTGTCGTCGCCCCAACCTCTACAGTCGCTGTGGCCCCTGTTGCATCTGTCTTGGAGAAGAAGACAAAGAGCAAGGGGCCCTACATTTGCGCCCTGTGCGCCAAGGAGTTCAAGAACGGCTACAACCTCCGGAGGCACGAAGCCATCCACACAGGAGCCAAGGCTGGCCGGGTCCCTTCGGGTGCTATGAAGATGCCCACCATGGTGCCCCTGAGCCTCTTGAGCGTGCCCCAGCTGAGCGGGGccagcgggggagggggagaagccgGGGCTGGCGGAGGCACAGCCGCCGTGGCGCCCGGTGGCGTTGTGACCACGACTGCCTCTGGAAAGCGCATCCGGAAGAATCACGCCTGCGAGATGTGCGGCAAGGCCTTCCGCGACGTCTACCACCTGAACCGACATAAGCTGTCGCACTCGGACGAGAAGCCCTACCAGTGCCCTGTGTGCCAGCAGCGCTTCAAGCGCAAGGACCGCATGAGTTACCACGTGCGCTCACATGACGGCGCTGTGCACAAGCCCTACAACTGCTCCCACTGTGGCAAGAGCTTCTCCCG GCCGGATCACCTCAACAGTCACGTCAGACAAGTGCACTCAACAGAGCGGCCCTTCAAATGTGAG AAATGTGAGGCAGCTTTTGCTACGAAGGATCGACTCCGGGCGCACACAGTACGACACGAGGAGAAGGTGCCATGTCATGTGTGTGGCAAGATGCTGAGCTCGGCTTATATTTCGGACCACATGAAGGTGCACAGCCAAGGCCCTCACCATGTCTGTGAGCTCTGCAACAAAG GCTTCACCACAGCAGCATACCTGCGCATCCACGCGGTGAAGGACCATGGGCTCCAGGCCCCGCGGGCTGACCGCATCCTGTGCAAACTGTGCAGCGTGCACTGCAAGACCCCTGCCCAGCTGGCCGGCCACATGCAGACCCATCTGGGGGGGGCCGCCCCTCCTATCCCGGGAGATGCCCCCCAGCCACAGCCTACCTGCTGA